Proteins from one Hyperolius riggenbachi isolate aHypRig1 chromosome 2, aHypRig1.pri, whole genome shotgun sequence genomic window:
- the LRRN2 gene encoding leucine-rich repeat neuronal protein 2 → MGYLNFDNHFGCRMRLFVVELMLLWTYSALGGIPAVPWKVPCPPQCMCQIRPWYTPRSAYREANTVDCNDLFVPSVPTDLPAGTHTLLLQSNNIATLEQQELGYLKNLTELDLSQNSICHMRDFKARDLPNLVSLHLEENHLESLSDNSFSGLESLEELYLNHNYLSSISPQAFSGLRHLLRLHLNSNLLTRLDSQWFKEMPALEVLMVGGNKVSSILDMNFKPLSNLRSLVLAGMGLKDLSGIALEGLLNLESLSFYDNKLIRVPKGALQRVPNLKFLDLNKNPLSRIKQKDFENMAQLKELGLNSMEELVSIDEMALVNLPELTKLEVTNNPKLSFIHPRAFQKLPRMETLMLNNNALSSLHRETVESLPNLQEIAMHDNPLRCDCVIRWVNATAPHVRFMEPQSTLCSEPPELKRTQLRLVPFRDMSDHCLPLIPIPSFAPRVRASSGQSIALHCRALAEPEPQIYWVTPSGEKLRASSDWGGYRVQEEGTLEIQVVSSAHAGVYTCVAQNLVGVDYKSVHLMVNQLYPTREGPVQLRVEEVGERHMLVSWIPPLNALGSRLRWSCLTPGASEERAMLPVGLNSYNVTRLRPGEECRVCLRVSVLGGRVQTACASARTRYALSSYRQRWQNGFTALAFFLLLVVIWQLTCNRSTDSVDPMSKWSLTGRVIYPPVIHNWDQDKKDSYLSGISVPATPLC, encoded by the coding sequence ATGGGGTACCTTAATTTTGACAATCATTTTGGCTGCAGAATGAGACTTTTTGTGGTGGAATTAATGCTGCTTTGGACATATTCAGCTCTGGGTGGAATACCAGCTGTGCCATGGAAAGTGCCGTGCCCGCCACAGTGCATGTGTCAGATTCGCCCATGGTATACTCCAAGGTCAGCGTACAGGGAGGCCAACACTGTGGACTGTAATGACCTTTTCGTCCCATCTGTTCCAACAGATCTGCCAGCGGGAACACACACGCTTCTCTTACAGAGCAACAATATTGCAACCTTAGAGCAGCAAGAACTGGGTTACctgaaaaatctgacagaactggacTTATCTCAGAACAGCATCTGCCATATGAGAGACTTCAAAGCTAGGGACCTACCAAATCTTGTAAGCCTCCACCTTGAAGAGAATCACCTGGAAAGCTTGTCTGATAATAGTTTCTCTGGACTTGAAAGCCTTGAGGAATTGTACCTAAACCATAATTACCTGTCCTCTATTTCTCCGCAAGCTTTCTCTGGTCTTCGGCACCTCTTACGCCTGCATTTAAATTCTAATTTGCTGACAAGGTTAGATAGTCAGTGGTTTAAGGAAATGCCAGCTCTAGAGGTATTGATGGTAGGTGGCAATAAGGTGAGCTCAATCCTGGATATGAATTTTAAACCACTATCAAACTTAAGAAGCCTTGTTTTAGCAGGCATGGGGCTTAAAGATCTATCAGGCATTGCCCTAGAAGGTTTGCTTAATTTAGAAAGTCTGTCTTTCTATGACAACAAACTTATCAGGGTACCAAAAGGAGCTCTTCAACGAGTGCCCAATTTGAAGTTTTTGGATCTTAACAAAAACCCGCTAAGTAGAATTAAGCAAAAGGATTTTGAAAACATGGCTCAGCTCAAAGAATTAGGTTTAAATAGCATGGAAGAGTTAGTATCTATTGATGAAATGGCactggtaaatctgccagaactgACCAAACTAGAAGTCACGAACAACCCTAAACTTTCTTTCATACATCCTCGGGCCTTCCAGAAACTTCCCCGCATGGAAACATTGATGCTGAATAATAATGCTTTGagttctctgcacagagaaactgTTGAATCATTACCAAACCTACAAGAGATTGCTATGCATGACAATCCACTGAGATGTGATTGTGTTATTCGATGGGTTAACGCCACAGCACCACATGTTCGTTTTATGGAGCCTCAATCAACATTATGTTCTGAGCCTCCAGAACTGAAGCGCACACAACTGCGTTTAGTCCCTTTTCGTGATATGAGTGACCACTGTCTGCCCTTAATTCCTATACCAAGTTTTGCCCCTCGTGTTCGTGCCTCTAGTGGTCAAAGCATTGCATTACACTGTCGAGCACTTGCTGAACCAGAACCACAAATATATTGGGTGACACCATCGGGAGAAAAGCTAAGGGCATCTTCAGATTGGGGTGGCTATAGAGTACAAGAAGAAGGTACGTTGGAAATACAGGTGGTATCATCAGCACATGCAGGTGTATATACATGTGTAGCACAAAATCTAGTGGGAGTAGATTACAAGAGTGTGCATCTAATGGTCAACCAACTATACCCAACTAGGGAAGGACCAGTGCAGCTACGAGTGGAAGAAGTTGGAGAGCGTCACATGTTGGTGTCTTGGATTCCACCTCTTAATGCCCTTGGCAGTAGGCTCCGTTGGAGTTGCTTAACACCTGGTGCCAGTGAGGAGAGagcaatgcttcctgtaggtctgAACTCATACAATGTTACCAGACTACGTCCAGGGGAGGAATGCAGAGTGTGTCTTCGGGTGTCTGTTCTTGGAGGCAGAGTACAAACAGCATGTGCTAGTGCTAGGACAAGGTATGCTCTATCAAGTTATAGACAGAGATGGCAAAATGGTTTCACAGCGTTAGCCTTCTTCTTACTTCTGGTTGTGATTTGGCAACTTACATGCAATCGTTCTACTGACAGTGTAGATCCTATGTCAAAGTGGTCTCTTACAGGTAGAGTCATTTACCCTCCCGTGATACACAACTGGGACCAGGATAAAAAAGATAGTTATCTCTCTGGCATCAGTGTGCCAGCCACCCCTCTGTGCTAA